In Pseudophryne corroboree isolate aPseCor3 chromosome 3, aPseCor3.hap2, whole genome shotgun sequence, a genomic segment contains:
- the LOC135054686 gene encoding zinc finger protein OZF-like — MENGRVPTSLELHEDPSVHIEEYVPCEKENLLHPDIKEEPVSCDGGDLTHTDMYTPTDHTQYTSTHIKEEPASFDGGDLTHTDMYIPTGHTQYTSTHIKEEPASGDEGDLTHTDMYTPTGHTQYTSTHIKEEPASYDRGTLTHTDMYTPTDHTPYTSTQTEEELGSSSKGETCVKNRPSHVGHQRKKHLNINRDKSWSCPVCGKCLTSKTLFNKHQRSHMEEKPFSCSECGRCFTFKSHLVKHQRTHTGEKPFPCSECGECFPRKSSLVIHQRNHTGEKPFPCSECGECFPRKYSLVVHQRNHTGEKPFPCSECGKCFYATSNLKIHVKIHTGEKLFSCSECGKCFMRKSDLVTHQRSHTGEKPFPCSECEKCFNRSSHLKKHQKIHTGERPLSCSECGKCFICKSDLVIHERVHTGERPYPCSECGKCFKAKAQLTLHQRGHTGERPARCSECGKCFVQNSDLVKHQRSHTGEKPFPCSECGKSFKQKLCLVIHQRRHTGERPFPCSECGKCFYHGSHLKRHQKSHT, encoded by the coding sequence AATTACATGAAGATCCATCTGTTCATATTGAGGAATATGTCCCTTGTGAAAAAGAAAATCTTCTACATCCTGACattaaggaggaaccagtctcctgtgatggaggagacctcacacacactgacatgtatacacccacagatcatacacagtatacatctactcatattaaggaggaaccgGCCTCATTtgatggaggagacctcacacacactgacatgtatatacccacaggtcatacacagtatacatcaactcatattaaggaggaaccagcCTCGGGTGATGAaggagacctcacacacactgacatgtatacacccacaggtcatacacagtatacatctactcatattaaggaggaaccagcCTCATATGACAGGGGAaccctcacacatactgacatgtatacacccacagatcatacacCGTATACATCTACTCAAACTGAGGAGGAACTAGGGTCTTCTTCCAAAGGTGAAACATGTGTTAAGAACAGGCCCAGTCATGTTGGACACCAGAGGAAAAAACATCTAAATATCAATAGAGACAAATCTTGGTCCTGCCCTGTATGTGGAAAATGTCTTACTAGTAAAACCCTGTTTAATAAGCATCAGAGGAGTCACATGGAAGAGAAACCattttcctgctctgagtgtggcaGATGTTTCACatttaaatcacatcttgttaaacatcagagaactcacacaggcgagaagccatttccatgttctgaatgtggggaatgttttccacggaaatcatctcttgttatacatcagagaaatcacacaggcgagaagccatttccatgttctgaatgtggggaatgttttccacggaaatactctcttgttgtacatcagagaaatcacacaggagagaagccatttccatgttctgagtgtgggaaatgtttttacgCTACCTCAAATCTGAAAATTCATGTGAAGATCCATACAGGAGAGAAATTATTTTCCTGCTCtgaatgtggaaaatgttttatgcGCAAATCTgaccttgttacacatcagagaagtcacacaggagagaagccatttccttgttctgagtgtgagaaatgttttaaccGTAGCTCACATCTGAAAAAACATCAGAAGatccacacaggtgagaggccattatcctgctctgagtgtgggaaatgttttatatgtAAATCAGATCTTGTAATACATGAGAGagttcacacaggtgagagaccatatccatgctctgagtgtgggaaatgttttaaagcgAAAGCACAACTTACTTTGCATCAGagaggtcacacaggtgagagaccagctagatgttctgagtgtgggaaatgttttgtacagaattctgatcttgttaaacatcagagaagtcacacaggtgagaaaccatttccatgctctgagtgtggtaaaagttttaaacagaaattatgtcttgttatacatcagagacgtcacacgggtgagaggccatttccatgttctgagtgtggaaaatgtttttaccATGGGTCACATCTGAAAAGACATCAGAAGAGCCACACATAG